A part of Streptomyces sp. NBC_00557 genomic DNA contains:
- a CDS encoding glycosyltransferase family 39 protein, whose protein sequence is MTDLDTRVARPHAPLLRRAAPALLGYAAVRALGLVVLVLWSAARGKSAYTLLTARWDALWYTRVAELGYGYEVRLPNGDVHSNLAFFPLLPWLERSLHALTPLSYADAGFAVSLLASLAAACGIFAVAERVYGPRTGLCAVLLWAVLPVGVVQSMAYSESLFTALAAWSLYALLTGRWITAGALAALAGLTRPVGVAVVAAVWVSGLLSYGRDRRGMRTPSAQGTAHAPAREPGASDGLRASVRTLECMVDTPPPSGATSTSWSTAAPQAPPWRRALGMLIAPLGAAGYVLWVGQRTGKGPLGYLDVQAGWRNGFDGGYAFARFVADKFTSIPSAFAGIGLVTGVALLLWLYLAGVRRRQPVELLVYTGVVLALALCASSYFGSKPRLLMPAFPVLLPLAGALARLRTSRSALVTAVLAVAAAVYGAFWLNGSGPP, encoded by the coding sequence GTGACCGATCTTGACACGCGCGTGGCCAGGCCCCACGCCCCTCTCCTGCGGCGCGCCGCCCCGGCCCTGCTGGGCTACGCGGCGGTGCGGGCCCTGGGGCTCGTGGTGCTGGTGCTGTGGAGCGCCGCGCGCGGCAAGAGCGCGTACACCCTGCTGACCGCGCGCTGGGACGCGCTCTGGTACACGCGGGTCGCCGAGCTGGGGTACGGCTACGAGGTACGGCTGCCGAACGGCGACGTGCACTCCAACCTCGCGTTCTTTCCGCTGCTGCCGTGGCTGGAGCGGTCGCTGCACGCCCTGACGCCGCTGTCGTACGCGGACGCGGGTTTCGCCGTGAGCCTGCTCGCCTCGCTCGCCGCGGCCTGCGGGATCTTCGCCGTCGCCGAGCGCGTGTACGGGCCCCGGACGGGGCTCTGCGCCGTGCTGCTGTGGGCGGTGCTGCCGGTCGGGGTCGTGCAGTCGATGGCGTACAGCGAGTCGCTGTTCACGGCGCTGGCGGCCTGGTCGCTGTACGCGCTGCTGACCGGCCGGTGGATCACCGCCGGCGCCCTGGCGGCGCTGGCGGGGCTGACCCGCCCCGTCGGGGTCGCGGTGGTCGCGGCGGTGTGGGTGTCGGGCCTGCTGTCGTACGGGCGAGACCGGAGGGGGATGCGCACGCCCAGCGCGCAGGGCACCGCACACGCCCCAGCGCGCGAGCCGGGCGCGTCCGACGGTCTGCGCGCATCGGTGCGCACGCTGGAGTGCATGGTGGACACACCCCCGCCCTCAGGGGCCACTTCGACCTCCTGGTCAACAGCGGCCCCACAGGCCCCGCCCTGGCGGCGTGCGCTCGGCATGCTCATCGCGCCCCTGGGGGCCGCCGGTTACGTGCTCTGGGTCGGACAGCGGACCGGGAAGGGACCGCTCGGATATCTGGACGTCCAGGCCGGCTGGCGCAACGGGTTCGACGGCGGTTACGCCTTCGCGCGCTTCGTGGCCGACAAGTTCACGTCGATTCCGTCCGCGTTCGCCGGCATAGGGCTGGTCACGGGCGTCGCCCTGCTGCTGTGGCTGTACCTGGCCGGCGTCCGCCGGCGCCAGCCGGTCGAACTGCTGGTGTACACGGGTGTCGTCCTCGCGCTCGCCCTGTGCGCGTCGAGCTACTTCGGTTCCAAACCGCGGCTGCTGATGCCCGCCTTCCCCGTGCTGCTGCCGCTCGCCGGCGCCCTCGCCCGGCTGCGCACGTCCCGATCCGCGCTGGTCACGGCCGTACTGGCGGTCGCCGCGGCGGTCTACGGAGCGTTCTGGCTGAACGGTTCCGGTCCCCCGTGA